A section of the Vibrio vulnificus CMCP6 genome encodes:
- the sapC gene encoding putrescine export ABC transporter permease SapC produces MLTDSVYQEEHIPTQFERFWRSFRNNNLAMFGLWCLILLLLVTISAPWLVPHDPQQQTAQLLVPPSWSPAGTVEYFLGTDDLGRDILSRLIMGTQPTLGAAIIITAIAAIIGCFIGVLAGMTRGLLSSTLNHLLDTVMSIPSLLLAIIFVAFFGAGEFTVLLAVGLALIPRFIRSVYIAIHTEVEKDYIMAARLDGANSFYLLWNSILPNVLTVIATEITLALSVAVLDITALGFLGLGAQAPSTEWGAILGDSVELIYLAPWTVTLPGLSIMFTVIVINLVGDGVRRALNAGIE; encoded by the coding sequence ATGCTAACCGATAGTGTTTACCAGGAAGAGCATATTCCGACTCAATTTGAGCGCTTTTGGCGTAGCTTCCGCAATAACAATCTCGCTATGTTTGGATTGTGGTGTTTGATCTTGTTGTTGCTGGTTACCATCAGCGCACCTTGGTTGGTCCCGCACGACCCTCAACAACAAACCGCGCAATTACTGGTGCCTCCTTCATGGAGCCCTGCGGGGACAGTCGAATATTTCCTTGGTACCGATGATTTAGGCCGAGACATCCTATCGCGCCTCATTATGGGAACGCAGCCCACTTTAGGCGCCGCGATCATCATTACTGCCATCGCCGCCATCATTGGCTGCTTTATCGGTGTTCTTGCAGGGATGACACGCGGACTTCTATCCAGTACGTTGAACCACTTACTGGATACGGTCATGTCCATTCCATCACTGCTTTTGGCGATCATCTTTGTCGCATTCTTTGGTGCAGGCGAATTCACCGTGTTGTTGGCCGTTGGGCTTGCGCTGATTCCACGCTTTATTCGCTCGGTTTACATTGCCATACACACCGAAGTTGAAAAAGATTACATCATGGCAGCGCGACTCGATGGCGCGAATAGCTTCTACTTGCTGTGGAACTCCATTTTGCCGAACGTACTGACCGTGATTGCGACCGAAATTACCTTGGCGCTGTCTGTGGCTGTTTTAGACATCACCGCGCTTGGCTTTCTGGGGCTGGGGGCACAAGCACCGAGCACCGAATGGGGCGCAATTCTTGGCGATTCCGTGGAGCTGATTTATCTCGCGCCTTGGACCGTAACACTGCCCGGATTGTCCATTATGTTTACCGTTATCGTCATCAACCTTGTCGGGGATGGCGTACGCCGAGCTCTCAATGCGGGGATCGAATAA
- a CDS encoding peptide ABC transporter ATP-binding protein, with protein MSALLEVENLSKNFVTRSGLFKREVQQAVKPVSFTLEAGQTIGFIGQNGSGKSTLARMLAGMVEPTSGEIRVNGERLEHRDYATRCKLIRMIFQDPNTSLNPRIQIGRILEGPLKRNTNMPPEARLKRVKDTLLRVGLLPEHAYFYPQMLATGQKQRVCLARALILQPSIIVADEALNGLDMAMRSQIINLFLELQEEMGVSFVYVSQHIGIVKHITDKVMVMHEGEVVESGDTQIVLSDPQHPLTQRLVENHFYKTPSHY; from the coding sequence ATGAGTGCGTTGTTAGAGGTTGAAAACCTGTCGAAAAATTTTGTTACCCGTTCAGGCTTGTTTAAACGGGAAGTACAGCAGGCAGTGAAACCGGTTAGTTTTACACTAGAAGCTGGCCAAACTATTGGTTTCATTGGCCAAAATGGCTCAGGAAAATCCACACTAGCCCGCATGCTGGCCGGCATGGTGGAACCGACTTCTGGCGAAATTCGTGTCAACGGCGAGCGACTTGAGCACAGAGACTACGCCACACGCTGCAAACTGATTCGGATGATTTTCCAAGATCCCAACACCTCGTTGAATCCACGTATTCAAATCGGGCGTATTTTAGAAGGTCCACTCAAGCGAAACACCAACATGCCGCCGGAAGCACGTCTAAAGCGGGTTAAAGACACACTGTTGCGGGTTGGCTTGTTACCCGAACACGCCTATTTTTATCCGCAGATGCTGGCAACCGGACAAAAGCAGCGTGTCTGCTTAGCACGGGCCTTGATTCTACAACCTTCTATCATCGTTGCCGACGAAGCGCTAAACGGCTTAGACATGGCAATGCGCTCACAAATCATCAACCTCTTTTTGGAACTGCAAGAAGAGATGGGCGTGTCGTTTGTCTATGTATCACAGCACATCGGTATCGTTAAACACATCACCGATAAAGTGATGGTGATGCATGAAGGTGAAGTGGTGGAATCTGGTGATACGCAAATCGTGTTAAGCGATCCACAGCATCCTCTTACACAACGTTTGGTCGAAAACCATTTCTACAAAACCCCTTCTCACTACTAG
- a CDS encoding ABC transporter permease, whose protein sequence is MFWYAVRRLNLFVITLAILTMVGFSILRLDPESVWAQAEYWHGWSIYLSELAQLNFGVSKSGASIYDELAVVFPATLELCFFAFLVALLIGIPFGTIAGMKQGKWVDTTISFVSMSGYSAPLFWVALLMLMVFSLHFEIFPVSGRYDLLYEIQHVTGFAIIDAFLAKGPYKAHALQSVIEHMVLPCLVLALAPTTQVIGLMRASVADVMSQNYIRAARIKGLTTREIVTQHVLRNAIPPIIPKVGVQLSSMLTLAIITESIFNWPGIGRWLLDALSNRDYVSIQAGVMVVATLVLTANILSDLIGAMINPLVRKEWYANR, encoded by the coding sequence ATGTTCTGGTATGCAGTAAGACGCCTTAACTTATTCGTCATTACACTGGCCATTTTAACCATGGTTGGTTTTTCGATCTTACGCTTAGACCCAGAGTCAGTATGGGCTCAAGCCGAATATTGGCATGGTTGGAGTATTTATCTTTCCGAACTCGCGCAACTTAACTTTGGAGTGAGTAAAAGCGGTGCCTCCATTTATGATGAATTGGCGGTGGTGTTTCCCGCCACATTGGAACTCTGTTTCTTTGCCTTTTTGGTCGCGCTCTTGATCGGCATTCCTTTTGGAACGATAGCAGGTATGAAACAAGGTAAGTGGGTCGACACCACCATCTCCTTTGTCTCCATGTCTGGCTACTCTGCCCCGCTCTTTTGGGTCGCACTATTGATGCTGATGGTGTTCTCTCTCCATTTCGAGATATTTCCTGTCTCTGGGCGCTACGATCTACTTTATGAAATCCAACACGTCACTGGTTTTGCCATCATCGATGCGTTTCTTGCTAAAGGGCCTTACAAAGCTCATGCACTGCAGAGCGTCATTGAACATATGGTACTGCCCTGCTTGGTCTTGGCGCTGGCGCCAACCACACAAGTGATCGGCTTGATGCGAGCTTCTGTGGCCGACGTTATGAGTCAAAACTACATACGAGCGGCCAGAATCAAAGGTTTAACCACACGAGAAATCGTCACCCAACATGTATTACGCAACGCGATTCCACCCATTATTCCTAAAGTTGGCGTACAACTTTCCAGCATGCTAACGCTGGCCATCATTACGGAATCTATTTTTAACTGGCCGGGTATTGGCCGTTGGTTACTAGATGCACTCTCGAATCGAGATTATGTATCGATTCAAGCGGGAGTGATGGTCGTGGCGACATTAGTGCTCACGGCCAACATTTTGTCCGATCTGATTGGCGCGATGATCAATCCACTGGTAAGGAAGGAATGGTATGCTAACCGATAG
- a CDS encoding peptide ABC transporter ATP-binding protein, translating to MPLLDIRHLTIEIETPQGLVKAVDRMSLTLNEGEIRGLVGESGSGKSLVAKAIVGVCKDNWRVTADRMRLGNIDLLQLTPSERRRVIARDIAMIFQEPSTCLDPSEEVGKQLIESIPSRTFEGKWWERFKWRKKRAIALLHKVGIKDHQRLMKSYPYELTDGECQKVMIAMAIATAPKLLIADEPTNDLDPITQNQILRLLSRMNQLNNTTILLIGHDLTNITQWANRITVMYCGQSVESADTDRILEAPKHPYTAALLKAMPDFSHWIPHKQKLQSLPGSIPPLQHLPIGCRLGPRCPYAQRQCVEIPYARRIKNHKFSCHFPLNTEKDS from the coding sequence ATGCCATTATTGGATATTCGTCATTTGACGATCGAAATTGAGACTCCGCAAGGCTTGGTGAAAGCCGTTGATCGCATGAGCCTCACGCTAAATGAAGGTGAAATTCGCGGCCTAGTTGGCGAATCTGGCTCTGGTAAAAGCTTGGTCGCCAAAGCCATCGTTGGGGTATGCAAAGACAACTGGAGAGTCACCGCCGACCGCATGCGATTGGGCAACATTGACCTACTGCAACTCACGCCAAGTGAGCGTCGACGTGTCATCGCCCGCGACATCGCAATGATTTTCCAAGAGCCGTCTACCTGCCTTGACCCGTCTGAAGAAGTGGGCAAGCAGTTGATTGAATCGATTCCATCACGCACTTTTGAAGGGAAATGGTGGGAGCGATTTAAGTGGCGTAAAAAACGCGCGATTGCACTTTTGCATAAAGTGGGCATTAAAGATCATCAACGCTTGATGAAAAGCTATCCCTATGAACTCACAGATGGTGAATGCCAAAAAGTGATGATTGCGATGGCGATCGCCACGGCGCCAAAACTGTTGATCGCGGATGAGCCGACTAACGACCTCGATCCGATCACGCAAAATCAGATCCTACGCTTGTTGAGCAGAATGAATCAGTTGAACAACACGACGATTTTGCTCATCGGCCACGACTTAACCAACATTACCCAATGGGCCAACCGTATTACGGTGATGTACTGTGGCCAATCGGTGGAATCGGCTGACACAGATCGTATTTTGGAAGCACCGAAGCATCCCTATACCGCAGCCCTACTGAAAGCCATGCCGGACTTTAGTCATTGGATTCCTCACAAGCAGAAGTTGCAGTCGCTCCCGGGCTCGATTCCTCCGTTGCAACATTTGCCGATAGGGTGCCGCTTGGGACCTCGTTGCCCATACGCGCAGCGCCAGTGTGTTGAGATTCCGTATGCGCGTCGTATTAAAAATCATAAGTTTAGCTGTCATTTCCCTCTTAACACGGAGAAAGATTCATGA
- a CDS encoding DUF2750 domain-containing protein encodes MTTPLSQDQIRTINSYDQEQRLRYCVKEIVAQRQVWILTDEHGCVMLNTEEEECVPVWPNREFAEEWATGDWQECQAESISLNKWHSRWTRGLEDDELSVVVFPSINEEGVVLFPDEFDFELKKQAAKR; translated from the coding sequence ATGACCACACCATTATCCCAAGATCAAATTCGTACCATTAATAGTTACGATCAAGAGCAGCGTTTACGTTACTGCGTTAAGGAAATTGTCGCCCAGCGCCAAGTATGGATCCTCACTGATGAGCATGGCTGCGTGATGCTCAACACCGAAGAGGAAGAGTGCGTACCGGTTTGGCCAAATAGAGAATTTGCTGAAGAGTGGGCCACGGGCGATTGGCAAGAGTGCCAAGCGGAATCGATCTCGCTAAACAAGTGGCACAGCCGCTGGACTCGTGGCTTAGAAGACGACGAACTATCGGTTGTCGTGTTTCCGAGCATTAATGAGGAAGGGGTGGTGTTGTTCCCTGATGAGTTTGATTTTGAACTGAAAAAACAGGCGGCGAAGAGATAA
- a CDS encoding DUF2927 domain-containing protein, translated as MNRVWVKSLIGIALLLLTSGTHALEKTWLQPAFVSNAFIQVALRNEYSPGEKKVRKWHTPVRVYVEHQVADKALHESLLKMHLRDLSAITGLSIETTNDKAQANVVWVFTQESSYQSEVKRLMGRKSANNLGSAVCKAGFKTRQSAIYYAAIVIPVDKAREHGKLVACIVEEITQVLGLPNDSDQAYPSIFNDNSPEELLSPLDIVLLKLLYQPEIKAGMSEAEVKPVLSTLLTRFADNGTLSQSVDVATQTELFQFIGY; from the coding sequence ATGAATAGAGTTTGGGTGAAATCACTGATTGGCATTGCTCTCCTACTTTTGACATCGGGCACTCATGCACTGGAAAAAACGTGGCTTCAACCAGCCTTCGTCAGCAATGCATTCATTCAAGTGGCATTGCGCAATGAATATAGCCCTGGGGAAAAGAAAGTTCGCAAATGGCACACGCCTGTACGTGTGTACGTTGAACATCAGGTCGCAGATAAAGCGCTGCATGAATCGCTATTAAAAATGCACCTCCGTGATTTGTCCGCCATCACGGGCCTCTCAATTGAGACCACCAACGACAAAGCACAAGCCAACGTTGTTTGGGTGTTCACCCAAGAATCGAGCTATCAAAGTGAAGTCAAACGTCTCATGGGACGCAAATCTGCCAACAATCTGGGCAGCGCGGTTTGCAAAGCGGGTTTTAAAACTCGCCAAAGTGCCATCTATTACGCTGCGATTGTTATTCCTGTCGACAAAGCGCGCGAGCACGGCAAATTGGTCGCTTGTATTGTGGAAGAAATCACTCAGGTTCTCGGTCTGCCTAACGATTCAGATCAGGCTTACCCTTCTATTTTTAATGACAATTCCCCAGAAGAGTTACTTTCACCACTTGATATCGTCCTACTCAAATTGCTTTATCAACCTGAGATTAAGGCTGGTATGTCGGAGGCGGAAGTCAAACCAGTACTAAGTACACTGCTCACGCGTTTCGCCGACAATGGCACCTTATCTCAATCCGTCGATGTAGCAACGCAAACCGAGCTGTTTCAGTTTATTGGGTATTGA